AAAGTTACCTGTCAGTTTACGCGAGATTTTTCTTGCATAGAAAACCATAGAAAAGCTTTTACCTGACCCCTGAGTATGCCAAAATACGCCTAATTTTCCGTTGTATTCGTTCCGTTGTAGAAATCGTTCATAGGCATTATTTACTCCTAAAAATTGATGATTTTGGGCGATGATTTTAGTTTCTATGCCGTCTTTATTCCGAAATAATATAAAATTTTCAATATAATCTAAAAGTTGCTCAGGGTTACAAAGTCCCTCTATAACATATTCTAAACTGGTGGCATTATAACTAATTTCTTGATTGTTACTTCTTCTAACTTTTGACGAATTAAAATTGAGGACAGACATTTTGTAGGGGTTTAACACTGTTAAACCCGATGGGTTATTGAACACTATTAAACCCGATGGGTATCTTGTCCCCTCCCCGATTTTGGCCCGTCCGGTATCTTGTCCCCTCCCCTTTGTAAGGGGAGGGTTAGGGAGGGGTTATCAGTGGGTAGCGTAAAGTTTGACCCCCCTTAGTCCCCCCTTTGAAAGGGGGGACTAAGAGAGCGCATATCGAGGATGACAAGAGCGATCGCTTCAACCACAGCATCTAATTCTTGATAAACTTGTTGATTAGTAAACCGCAAAAAACGAGTCCCGAAAGACTCAATAAACGCCTGTCGTTGGGCATCATAAGCTTGAGCTTCTGCCCCTAAATGACTTGGCCCATCAACTTCGATCGCCAGTCGCAACTCTGGCACATAAAAATCTACCACAAACCCACCAATACTGTACTGTCGCCGAAACTTAGCCCCTTCCACCTGTCGCCCTCGTAACCTTGCCCAGAGGAGTTTTTCCGCAGGAGGCATATTATTGCGAAGCGATCGACGTTTATCCTTCTCACAAGATTTATTATAAAGTTCTGTCATCGAAAATTCCTCCGATTTTATCCCATCCGGCATCTTGTCCCCTCCCCGATTTATACCGTCCGGCATCTTGTCCCCTCCCCGATTTATCCCGTCCGGTATCTTGTCCCCTCCCCTTTGTAAGGGGAGGGTTAGGGAGGGGTTATCAGTGGGTAGCGTAGGGTTTAACCCCCCTTAGTCCCCCCTTTGAAAGGGGGGAGAAATTCGAGCATATTCAATATTAATCCTCGGTCAACGCCTTGATATTGACACCGATCACATCTGCTAACGCGATCGCCTCCTCATTTAACGTCTCTAACTGTTGATTCATCGCCAAAAGTTCCTCAATAAACTCCTCCTCAGTCTTGCCATCTTCCTCTATCACCACCCCCACATAACGCCCCGGATTCAGGGAAAAATCCTGTTCTTTGACCTCCTCCGGCGTTGCTAACCTACATAACCCCGTCACATCCTCATATACTGCCTCTGGGAACCTTTCCTGTAACCAGTGAATATGACGATAAAAACCCTCAGAAGCTTTCACTTCCTTGTGCAACTGCTCTAATGCTTCTTTTAGCTGCTTCATTCCCCGTTGTTTATTTCCCGTTGCCTTCTCTTGACGACGGACAATTTTATCAAGTACCTTTAACCCTGCGTGTAAATTGGCAAAAAACGGGTCAAAATACGCCCTTAACGCCCTTTGCTGCTTATTTGCTTCTGCGATCGCCTGAAAATCTAATTGTTCCTGATAAGCTTGATAATGACTGTATAACGCCCCTAAACCTTGCCAATGACTCAATAACTCCTGAACCGCCTGTTTTCCCTCTTGATCGCCCAAAACCTCTAATAATTGTTCGCTGACGGGTTCTACCTGTTCCTTATTCTCCAATAAACAAGCCATTCCTTGAGCAAAATAATCATCAATTAAACGAATAAAAGCCTCTATTTCCCCACGATGTAATTTACTAATAATAGCGATATTTTGAATTTGTTCTTCACTAAATTCTCGATGAGCGCGATCAATTTGTGTGAAGATATTACGAGCATCAATAAAGAGAATTTTATCATCAGATTTAGCTCGATCAAAAAACCACAAAGTAGCAGGTAACGTCACCGTATAAAACATATTTGAAGGTAACGTACGCATTCCATAGATCAGATTATTTTTAATTAGATTTTCTCTAATTTCAGCCTCACTATGACGAGCATCAGAAGCAGAATTAGCCATAACTAAAGCTGCCCGTCCCTTTTCTTTTAAAGACGTGGCAAACAAATTAATCCACAAATAATTAGCATTAGGAACAGTTTCTTTACCCTGATCCTTTTTACTCACTTTTGTCTTATTACGGGGGATACCATAACTATTAAAACGAGGATCATTTTCCACCGTCGCAATGGGTACATCATCCACATTAAAAGGAGGATTTGCCATTACATAGTCAAACTTTTCAAAACTATCAAAAGGATTTTCACTATAACTATTCGCCTGTTTAACTTCCCCCCGTAACCCATTAACAGCGAGGTTCATTTTCGCTAATTTTACAGTATCTAAAGTCTTTTCTTGTCCATAAACATATAATTCATCTTGATAATATTCCTGCCCTAATAGTTGACGACGACGCTGTACAAACTGTTGAGATTGTACGAACATTCCCCCCGAACCACAAGCAGGATCATAAACCGTTCCTTGATGGGGTTCAATAATTTCTACCATCAACTTTACCACTGAAGTCGGAGTAAAAAACTCACCCCCTTTTTGCCCTTCACTTAAAGCAAATTTGCCTAAAAAATACTCATATATTTTACCAAAAACATCTCCAGTAGCATCAAGGGGAATATTCGAGAAATTCTTTAATAATTGAGCAGGAATTGTTCTAT
This genomic window from Crocosphaera sp. UHCC 0190 contains:
- a CDS encoding endonuclease domain-containing protein — translated: MTELYNKSCEKDKRRSLRNNMPPAEKLLWARLRGRQVEGAKFRRQYSIGGFVVDFYVPELRLAIEVDGPSHLGAEAQAYDAQRQAFIESFGTRFLRFTNQQVYQELDAVVEAIALVILDMRSLSPPFQRGD
- a CDS encoding class I SAM-dependent DNA methyltransferase; this encodes MNTEQLKQLEDDLWAAADNLRANTDLKSSEYATPVLGLIFLKFADNKYCQAEAEIIEEYEKLQGGRRQKGVEQIAIEKCGFYLPENARYNYLLNLPEKEDIAKKIKEAMQSIEEYKPELDGVLPKDEYFPLTRTDRTIPAQLLKNFSNIPLDATGDVFGKIYEYFLGKFALSEGQKGGEFFTPTSVVKLMVEIIEPHQGTVYDPACGSGGMFVQSQQFVQRRRQLLGQEYYQDELYVYGQEKTLDTVKLAKMNLAVNGLRGEVKQANSYSENPFDSFEKFDYVMANPPFNVDDVPIATVENDPRFNSYGIPRNKTKVSKKDQGKETVPNANYLWINLFATSLKEKGRAALVMANSASDARHSEAEIRENLIKNNLIYGMRTLPSNMFYTVTLPATLWFFDRAKSDDKILFIDARNIFTQIDRAHREFSEEQIQNIAIISKLHRGEIEAFIRLIDDYFAQGMACLLENKEQVEPVSEQLLEVLGDQEGKQAVQELLSHWQGLGALYSHYQAYQEQLDFQAIAEANKQQRALRAYFDPFFANLHAGLKVLDKIVRRQEKATGNKQRGMKQLKEALEQLHKEVKASEGFYRHIHWLQERFPEAVYEDVTGLCRLATPEEVKEQDFSLNPGRYVGVVIEEDGKTEEEFIEELLAMNQQLETLNEEAIALADVIGVNIKALTED